A single region of the Thermoanaerobacterium aotearoense genome encodes:
- a CDS encoding Glu/Leu/Phe/Val family dehydrogenase yields the protein MELFKTLEEFDYENVILCHDKTSGLKAVIAIHDTTLGPALGGCRMWTYDTEEDAINDALRLARGMTYKNAAAGLNLGGAKTVVIGNPRKDKSEALFRSLGRFIEGLNGRYITAEDVGTNMKDMDYISMETNYVAGLAEKSGDPSPFTAYGVFRGIQAACEEVFGTTELKGKTVAIQGVGNVGYNLAKYLHEAGARLIITDIFEDNVKRAVSEFNAEYVKPDDIYGVDCDIFAPCALGAVINDETIPHLKCKIVAGSSNNQLKEERHGEILQEKGILYVPDFIINAGGVINVAEELHPSGYNKERAMRKVSMVYDNVKKVLQKSKEENIPTCIAADMVAEDRIKTIAGVRDNFIKKV from the coding sequence ATGGAATTATTTAAAACATTGGAAGAGTTTGATTATGAAAACGTTATATTGTGTCATGATAAGACATCTGGTTTAAAAGCTGTGATAGCAATACATGATACAACACTGGGTCCTGCATTAGGTGGATGCAGGATGTGGACGTATGACACAGAAGAAGACGCGATAAATGATGCCCTAAGGCTTGCAAGAGGCATGACCTACAAGAATGCGGCCGCTGGCCTAAATCTTGGTGGTGCCAAAACTGTCGTAATTGGAAATCCAAGAAAGGATAAAAGTGAAGCATTATTTAGAAGTTTAGGGAGATTTATAGAAGGGCTTAATGGAAGGTATATAACCGCTGAAGATGTTGGGACAAATATGAAAGATATGGATTATATAAGTATGGAAACAAATTATGTTGCGGGACTTGCTGAGAAAAGTGGTGATCCATCTCCTTTTACAGCATACGGGGTATTTAGAGGCATTCAAGCGGCTTGTGAAGAAGTATTTGGGACAACTGAATTAAAAGGTAAAACAGTTGCTATTCAAGGTGTTGGAAATGTTGGATACAATTTAGCAAAATATTTACATGAAGCAGGAGCAAGATTAATAATCACAGATATTTTTGAAGACAATGTAAAAAGAGCCGTCAGTGAATTTAATGCTGAGTATGTAAAACCTGATGATATATACGGTGTTGATTGTGATATATTTGCTCCGTGTGCACTTGGCGCTGTAATAAATGATGAGACAATACCGCACCTAAAATGTAAAATTGTCGCAGGGTCTTCAAATAACCAATTGAAGGAAGAAAGACATGGAGAAATCCTACAAGAAAAAGGAATACTCTATGTACCTGACTTTATTATCAACGCAGGTGGTGTCATAAATGTAGCTGAAGAATTACATCCATCTGGTTATAATAAAGAACGGGCAATGAGAAAGGTTTCTATGGTATATGACAATGTAAAGAAAGTTTTACAGAAATCAAAGGAAGAAAATATTCCAACTTGTATTGCTGCTGATATGGTAGCTGAAGATAGAATTAAAACTATAGCGGGAGTAAGAGATAATTTCATAAAAAAAGTTTAA
- the buk gene encoding butyrate kinase — translation MFLILAINPGSTSTKISVFEDKKVLFTEILRHSVSELSQYKTVFEQLEFRKTAILEMLHRKNFSMEKLNAIVGRGGLLKPIKSGTYIVNERMVLDLKEAKRGEHASNLGGIIAYELAKNHSIPAFIVDPVVVDELDDVARITGMPEIQKSSIFHALNQKAIGRRLASDLKKKYEDANLIIAHLGGGISIGAHRHGYVIDVNDALNGEGPFSPERAGGLPSLELARLCYSGKYTFEEMKKKILGGGGLVAHLNTNDVKEVYRMIENGDENAELILDAMAYKTAKEIGAMAVALNGEVDAIGITGGIAYNENFVKRISIRVEFIAPVYVYPGEDEMQALAEGAYRVLSGEEEAKVYE, via the coding sequence TTGTTTCTAATCCTTGCAATAAATCCTGGTTCTACATCAACAAAGATTTCAGTTTTTGAAGATAAAAAAGTTTTGTTTACAGAAATATTGCGACATAGCGTTTCTGAGCTTAGCCAATATAAAACTGTGTTTGAACAGTTGGAATTTAGGAAAACCGCCATTTTAGAGATGCTCCATAGAAAGAATTTTTCGATGGAAAAATTGAATGCGATTGTAGGAAGAGGTGGCTTGTTAAAACCGATAAAAAGTGGCACTTACATTGTAAATGAAAGGATGGTATTAGACTTAAAAGAGGCCAAAAGAGGTGAACATGCATCAAATCTTGGAGGCATTATTGCATACGAATTAGCTAAAAATCATAGTATACCTGCATTTATAGTTGATCCAGTTGTTGTAGATGAGTTAGACGATGTCGCCAGAATTACGGGAATGCCTGAAATCCAAAAATCCAGCATATTTCACGCATTAAATCAAAAAGCTATTGGAAGGCGCTTAGCTTCTGATTTAAAGAAGAAATACGAGGATGCCAACCTTATAATTGCACATTTAGGCGGAGGGATTTCGATTGGAGCTCATAGACATGGTTATGTAATAGATGTAAATGATGCTTTAAATGGAGAAGGGCCATTTTCACCTGAGAGAGCAGGAGGACTTCCATCATTAGAACTTGCGAGATTGTGCTACAGTGGCAAATATACCTTTGAAGAGATGAAAAAGAAGATATTGGGTGGCGGTGGTTTAGTAGCACATCTTAATACAAATGACGTAAAAGAAGTATACAGAATGATAGAAAATGGTGATGAGAATGCTGAATTAATACTTGATGCAATGGCGTATAAGACAGCAAAAGAGATTGGAGCGATGGCTGTAGCTTTAAATGGCGAAGTGGATGCTATAGGTATAACAGGTGGCATAGCATACAATGAAAATTTTGTAAAGCGCATTTCAATTAGAGTCGAATTTATCGCTCCTGTGTACGTGTATCCAGGAGAAGATGAAATGCAAGCACTTGCTGAAGGAGCATACCGCGTCTTAAGCGGCGAAGAAGAAGCAAAAGTTTATGAATGA
- a CDS encoding 4Fe-4S binding protein, producing MKQVIFNENLCKSCELCVEACPKHIIEMDKDKLNAKGYHPAMIKEENMEKCISCGFCAIMCPDTVITVIK from the coding sequence TTGAAGCAAGTCATATTTAACGAAAACTTGTGCAAAAGCTGTGAACTATGCGTTGAAGCATGTCCAAAACACATAATAGAAATGGACAAAGACAAATTAAACGCAAAAGGATACCATCCAGCCATGATAAAAGAAGAAAACATGGAAAAATGCATAAGCTGCGGATTCTGCGCAATAATGTGCCCAGACACAGTCATAACAGTTATAAAATAA